The DNA region GGGGCGATTATAATAAAGGCAAAGTGGAATGCGAAAAAGTTCTTAAAGAAAGCGGAATAAAATACGCCGCGATGCGTCCGGTTTACATTCTCGGGCCACATAATTATCTTCCGAGAGAAAGCTTTATTTATTCAAAAATAGGAAAAAGCGAACCGATAATCATCCCCGGAAACGGCCACGCTTTAATACAACTTGTTTGGGCAAACGACGTCGCAGAATCAATAATAATGCTTGTCGAAAAAAAACTTGCGGGCGCCTTTAATTGCGCCGGAGATGAAACAATAACGCTCGTTGATTTGGTTAAGATGATGGGGAAAATCGCCGGTCAAGAACCGGTTTTACGATTTAATCCGCTTACCGATGGAGAAAATTTTAACGATGCAGAATTTCCTTTTGCCAACGAGAATTTTATCGTGTCAAATGAAAAATTAAAAAGCGTCGATATGGTTTTTGCTCCCTTAGAAAATTTTTTGCGGGAAGATTATGAAAACTACTACAAAACCGCTTTAATTGACATATTTGCTTAAAAATGGTATTATGAACAAAAGAGGCAAAATCCCGAAGCGAAGGGAGAAAGCTAGTGAACAGGCAGATTGTTCTTTCATTTGGGTGGTTTATAATATTAGCGGTTACTATCGGCGCCTGCGCTTCCGCGGGCTATTATAAGAACGATAGATTCGATAACGACCCTATCTCCTACCTTGTCGGAGAATGGGAAGGCACTATCAATGCCGGAGAAAGTTCTCTCTCGACATTCAGAAAACTTACAATTTACCCGCAATCGGCAAATTCAACCCTAAGCGCGCATTACGGAATTCCGGGAACGCGCTGGCAGGGTCCGGCCCAGGTTTACGTTGAAACTTTCGACGGAAAAATAGGAATTAGATTCCGAACGGGATCAGGTTCGAGAATCGACCTATGGCTTGCGCGCATTGGCAATGACTTGATCCTCGACGGTACGTTCAATACACCATCGGGCGTGCCGTATCAATTTATGCTTACGAAAAAACGCGAGTAAAACCATTAAAAAATCGCCTATGCCTATTTACGGGTATAGGCGATCAACTTTTTAATAAAGCAATATATCCAAAAAAGATTATGGAAACAACAAAAATCAGCGTGGTAATAGCAACATACAACCGCGATCATCTCGTAACCAGAGCGCTTGCGGCTTTGGCCAGGCAAAATTTACCGAAAGGTTTTTTTGAAATTATCGTTGTGAACGACGGTTCTACCGATGGAACTGAAGAAGAAGTTAAAAACTTCATTAAAAAAAACACATCATCCTACATTACTTTAATAACCCTTGAAAAAAACCTCGGCTCTTCGTTTGCCAGAAACACGGGAATACTCTCCTCAAAAGGAGAATTCATTGCCATAACCGATGACGACTGCATTGTCCCGTCCGACTGGCTTTCTCAATTCTTGAAAGCGTTTGAGACAAACCCGGAAATCATTGCCGTCGGCGGATTTAAAAAACCGCATCGCGATAATGGATTAAAACCGAGCCGCTACGACATTTTTATGTTCTGGCGCCGGCTTCCATTTATGAAAACAGAATGCAAATCTGTTGAAATGAACCCATTTAACAACTGCGGAGATACGGCAAATGTGTGCTACCGGAAACAAGCGCTTGAGGCCGTCGGCGGCTTTAATAACGACATAAGAACATTTAACGACTGGGAACTAAAAATCCGGCTCCATCAGCTTGGTTCACCTCTTCTCTATCGTCCAATATTTATTCCGCATGAAGCTGATTTAAAATTCGGTAAATTTCTTAAATATTGGCTTCGGCTGGGATATGATTGTT from Parcubacteria group bacterium includes:
- a CDS encoding NAD-dependent epimerase/dehydratase family protein, encoding MQNILIIGGSYFVGPIIMDKLLKQGFELTVFNRGRVKTEYPAGVNFIRGDRNNGFNITEHFDAVIDMCSYTGKQTRQAIKELKFDLFIHMGTAAAYKKTVPLRGISRMEKTLLLTEDSPLGDWPLWGDYNKGKVECEKVLKESGIKYAAMRPVYILGPHNYLPRESFIYSKIGKSEPIIIPGNGHALIQLVWANDVAESIIMLVEKKLAGAFNCAGDETITLVDLVKMMGKIAGQEPVLRFNPLTDGENFNDAEFPFANENFIVSNEKLKSVDMVFAPLENFLREDYENYYKTALIDIFA
- a CDS encoding glycosyltransferase family 2 protein — translated: METTKISVVIATYNRDHLVTRALAALARQNLPKGFFEIIVVNDGSTDGTEEEVKNFIKKNTSSYITLITLEKNLGSSFARNTGILSSKGEFIAITDDDCIVPSDWLSQFLKAFETNPEIIAVGGFKKPHRDNGLKPSRYDIFMFWRRLPFMKTECKSVEMNPFNNCGDTANVCYRKQALEAVGGFNNDIRTFNDWELKIRLHQLGSPLLYRPIFIPHEADLKFGKFLKYWLRLGYDCFLISKIHPEHPVFNTSLRTTLRRIIAGVSRIIKAPSDEIFSPYGGSPARFAGASARREGGQKKISQTLFFIFLEIILNTCLWLGKYITPKIKKALL